A part of Dehalogenimonas sp. W genomic DNA contains:
- a CDS encoding dihydrolipoyl dehydrogenase, with translation MKKYDVIVIGSGAGLDILDMAVEHGMKTALIDRGPTGGTCLNAGCIPSKMLIFPADRVMEIREASRLGISAEVSSIDFGAIMRRMHQVVNDDRAGIRRYLENSSELEFYDGTGEFIAPYTLQVGDQKLKAEKIFIAAGTRPLLPPIKGLDTVEYLNNESLLNLTHAPESLIIIGGGYVGVEFAHFFEAMGTEVTVLEMQSTILPGEEPEISEVVTRALGARMTLLTSAEVTATGQAADGRIEVSYRQSGASDVKTISAEKLLVAAGRQSNADLLKVDKGGIKQDPNGFINVDEYLETNLKGIYAVGDINGRELFTHTGHAEAAVAAANGLHGQREKMDYKASPHAVFTHPQVASVGLSQSAAAKEYKIMIGRADYKDTALGTAMMNEDGFFKVILQRETGRILGAHVVGPWASVLIQEVINAMAVDGGLNHIASGIHIHPALSEVVLKALSNAVVVED, from the coding sequence ATGAAAAAATACGATGTGATTGTGATTGGTTCCGGAGCGGGGCTGGATATACTGGATATGGCTGTAGAGCACGGGATGAAAACTGCCTTGATTGATCGGGGGCCGACCGGGGGCACCTGCCTGAATGCCGGTTGTATCCCATCCAAGATGCTGATTTTCCCGGCGGATCGGGTGATGGAAATCAGAGAGGCCTCCAGATTGGGAATATCTGCGGAGGTCAGCAGTATTGATTTTGGCGCGATCATGCGGCGCATGCACCAGGTGGTCAATGATGATCGTGCGGGCATTCGCCGGTATTTGGAAAATTCTTCGGAACTGGAATTTTATGACGGAACAGGGGAATTTATCGCGCCTTACACTTTGCAGGTCGGGGACCAGAAGCTTAAAGCTGAAAAAATATTTATTGCCGCTGGTACCCGGCCACTACTGCCGCCGATTAAGGGGTTGGATACGGTAGAGTATCTTAATAATGAATCTTTACTAAATCTGACCCATGCGCCCGAGAGCCTGATAATTATCGGCGGTGGTTACGTTGGCGTTGAATTTGCCCATTTTTTTGAAGCCATGGGTACCGAGGTTACGGTGTTGGAGATGCAATCAACCATTCTCCCTGGAGAAGAGCCGGAAATTTCTGAAGTTGTGACCAGGGCATTGGGAGCGCGGATGACGTTGTTGACCAGTGCCGAGGTTACGGCAACGGGTCAGGCTGCGGATGGTCGGATAGAAGTGTCTTACCGACAATCCGGAGCCAGTGACGTTAAAACGATTTCCGCGGAAAAATTGCTGGTGGCCGCCGGCCGGCAATCTAATGCTGACCTGTTGAAGGTGGATAAGGGCGGGATTAAGCAAGACCCTAATGGGTTTATCAATGTTGACGAATATCTGGAAACCAACCTTAAGGGTATTTACGCCGTTGGGGACATTAACGGCCGGGAACTTTTTACCCATACCGGCCACGCTGAAGCGGCGGTCGCGGCCGCCAACGGTCTCCACGGACAAAGGGAAAAAATGGACTATAAGGCCTCGCCGCATGCGGTTTTTACCCATCCCCAGGTTGCCTCGGTAGGGCTATCCCAGTCAGCCGCCGCCAAGGAATATAAAATCATGATTGGGCGGGCTGATTACAAGGATACGGCGCTGGGAACTGCGATGATGAATGAAGATGGTTTTTTTAAAGTTATTCTGCAACGGGAAACCGGCCGAATACTGGGTGCTCATGTGGTTGGCCCATGGGCCTCAGTGCTCATTCAGGAAGTTATTAACGCGATGGCCGTTGACGGCGGCTTGAATCATATAGCATCCGGTATCCATATTCATCCGGCGTTGTCTGAAGTGGTGCTGAAGGCGCTGTCAAACGCTGTGGTGGTAGAAGATTAA
- a CDS encoding FAD-dependent oxidoreductase yields MWHFETSFSEIITRAPGVKSFRFPISSATAPFQPGQYFFVTLKVNGEESLHHFTISSAPSDPHLEFTKRITEHPYSLALDAAKPGEKVSIQGPMGNFLLPHEPAKIVFLTGGIGITPVRSMIGYIATKNLDFDIIIICGNQRQQDIVFHDEFELLAKGLSSVRIINVLTEPPDGWAGLTGLINKKLITDTVPDYRERIFYVSGPPKMVMALQEQLGALKIPMNNIVRDSFTGYDD; encoded by the coding sequence ATGTGGCATTTTGAAACCAGTTTCTCTGAGATAATTACCCGTGCCCCCGGCGTTAAGTCTTTCCGGTTTCCCATATCCTCCGCCACCGCGCCGTTTCAACCAGGCCAGTATTTCTTCGTCACCTTAAAGGTAAATGGGGAGGAATCACTGCATCATTTCACGATATCCAGCGCTCCCAGCGATCCGCACCTGGAATTTACCAAACGAATCACTGAACATCCCTATTCTCTGGCACTAGATGCCGCCAAACCCGGCGAAAAAGTCAGCATTCAGGGCCCGATGGGCAATTTTTTGCTACCGCATGAACCTGCCAAAATCGTCTTTCTGACCGGAGGCATCGGCATAACTCCGGTCAGAAGCATGATCGGGTATATCGCCACCAAAAATTTGGATTTTGATATCATTATTATCTGTGGTAACCAGCGGCAGCAGGATATCGTTTTTCACGATGAATTTGAGCTCTTAGCGAAGGGGCTGAGTTCAGTGCGAATCATCAACGTTCTGACGGAACCCCCGGATGGCTGGGCCGGATTGACTGGACTGATTAATAAAAAGTTAATTACGGACACGGTTCCCGACTACAGAGAAAGGATATTTTATGTCTCGGGGCCGCCCAAAATGGTAATGGCGCTTCAGGAACAACTCGGAGCGCTTAAAATACCGATGAACAACATCGTAAGGGACTCATTTACCGGTTATGATGACTAA